From Parasteatoda tepidariorum isolate YZ-2023 chromosome 1, CAS_Ptep_4.0, whole genome shotgun sequence, one genomic window encodes:
- the LOC107454909 gene encoding NPC intracellular cholesterol transporter 2-like, which yields MKRFVSVLLSMLALSIEATYYEDCGSVSGTVESVDVSGCKEDYRCDLIMGEEQTITIKFKSKVPSKSITAKCSAILFNTRRVNIPLNNTNGCKSGISCPVQKNKDYTYTETLDIPSGFPTLSFDVIYELLEENKTDVVCVKIPSKLESKEGGTAEPQRHIDDSFWSRFIHNSVPLN from the coding sequence atgaagAGATTTGTTAGTGTTCTATTGTCCATGCTTGCATTAAGCATTGAGGCCACATATTACGAAGATTGTGGATCAGTGTCTGGAACTGTAGAAAGCGTTGATGTTTCTGGATGCAAAGAAGACTATCGTTGTGATCTTATAATGGGAGAAGAGCAAACAATcacgataaaatttaaatcaaaagtaccGTCAAAATCAATTACAGCAAAGTGTtcagcaatattatttaataccaGAAGAGTCAATATACCTTTAAACAATACGAACGGTTGTAAAAGTGGCATATCTTGCCCTGTACAGAAGAACAAAGATTATACTTACACGGAAACTTTAGATATTCCGAGTGGTTTTCCAACTCTTTCTTTCGATGTTATTTATGAATTACTTGAAGAGAATAAAACAGATGTAGTTTGCGTTAAAATACCCAGTAAGTTAGAATCTAAAGAGGGTGGTACAGCAGAACCCCAACGACACATTGATGATTCCTTTTGGAGCAGGTTTATTCATAACTCAGTACctctgaattga